In Thermanaerovibrio velox DSM 12556, the genomic stretch TCAATCGAGGACCTGAGGGAGGCGATCCTGGACGTGCTGGACGAGCCGGTGACCTCCGGGGCCTTCCTCGGCTGGGCCATGGCCAGGAGCCGTTTCTACTTTCTCATGGCCACCACGCTGGTGTTCCAAACGGGACTATCCGCAAAGGATCCATCGGAGCTGGCGGACAAGCTCTCCCTATGCCACCCTGCCAGCGCCTTCTACCACTTCGTGGACGCCAGGCTGAGGACCGGTTGCGGGGACGATTTTTCCCTATGGCTCCTATCCTGCGGCATACCACAAGAGGAGGTGTCGGGCCTCATGAGCATAGACCCGTATCTCATGTCCCTCCAGACCCTTAAGGATCGGATAGTGGAGGAGCTGGGCCTCATAGGACGGAGGTA encodes the following:
- a CDS encoding DUF5752 family protein → MAPLPSFTEFSIKSCSMIVQSAGHSAHSLKELRDGVEAVPPQSLIYHFYGYLMRPRAEQLHHNDLAAWVSQSVGEQASAERLDALNPSYFPSIEDLREAILDVLDEPVTSGAFLGWAMARSRFYFLMATTLVFQTGLSAKDPSELADKLSLCHPASAFYHFVDARLRTGCGDDFSLWLLSCGIPQEEVSGLMSIDPYLMSLQTLKDRIVEELGLIGRRYRS